From Acidianus brierleyi:
CCAAAATAGTGCAGCAATGAAGACAAGTAACAAAACTTTTCATTAGCTAATAAAAATAAGGGGAAAGATAAAGTTATCACAAACCCAGTTAGATCACCAGAAGATCCATGAAAAGATGTTTTTCCTATATAATAGAAAATTAGATAAAGAATAATGTACAAAACTAATGGTATTATTAGAAGAAAAGGAATAGCTTGGATTAGTAATAAAGCATACTTATTAGATAGATAGCTATTGAATATTTTTCCAAGATAACTATTCTCCATAGGTTTTAACGTTGATAAAATTAATAATCCTAATGATCTACAAGCAATTTCTGAAGATATTAAAACCAAAAAGGAATATAATGAAGGATACTGTAAATTTAACAATGCAACTAGCATAATGGAAAAATATACCAAAGAGGCACCTATTCCTCCAGAACCGACCTCAACATCTTTCATAGCTTTTATTCGTTTTTCCATGTTACCCTTGACCATCAGCGCATCCGAAATATCCAGTAATCCATCAAGATGATTGAAGCCTCTTACCACTTCAACTATAACAAATAATAGAACTTTAGATAAAATTCCTATGATATTCCATAGTAAAAGATAAGAAGCGAAATCTATTATTCCAGTAATTAAACCAATAAAAATTGGAGATAAAAAGCTATATCTTGCAATAGTTTCTAGATCTGATTTTATAGAAGGAATAATAGTGAAAAACGATAATTGAGCTAATATTCCTTTAAAAGCTTTCACAAAATCTTGTTAAATGTGGCAGTTATAATTTCTTCACCTATGAGTGATTCTGGTAAATCATTTTTTGTATCTACCTTAAGTAATATTCTTAGAGGCATACCATTTAAGGCACAAAATATGTCGTTAAACAGTTTCCCTAGTGATGAAGGAGGAGAAATTGCATTCATACAAGCTTTTCAAGCTATCGGTTCTGGTCTAAGCCCAAAAAGTTTCATGAACCCAGTTTTATTGAAACCTTCAGGTAAATCAGTAGAGGTCATCGTTTTTGGAAATTCATTAGGGAATTTTTCCCCTGGAGAATATTATAGCATAATAAAAAAATTATGGAGTAAAATTAAGAATATTATTACAGATAATATGATAATAGAAGCAGCCGGAGGATTAGGAGAACCTAATTTCCTCAATAGAGATATTTCAGGATTTTTAATAATGAAAGAATTGAAAATACCTACTATATTAATCTTAGATATCGATAGAGGAGGAGCATTCGCATCGGCATTCGGGATATACAAAATGTTTCCCACATCCGTGAGAGGATTATTAAAAGGATTTATAATTAATAAATTCAGAGGAGAAGAAAAATATCTAGAAAAAGCTATTGCATGGCTTGAAAATAAAACAAAAATGAAATACTTAGGCTATGTTCCATATTTAGAAGAAAACCCAATAATGCCAGAAGATTCCATGAACATCAAAGATATAGGAGATGGAGAAAAAAAAGTATCTATTATAGCTTATCCTTACATGAGTAACTTTAATGAATTCTATGCACTTTATAAATCTAATTCCAATGTGAAATTTGTATATAAACCTTCACAACTTAAAAATTCAGATTTAGTTATTCTTCCAGGTACTAAAAATACATATAAATCTATTCTATGGCTAAAGGAAAGGAATTTCATTGATGAAATAAGAAAATATCCTATTCTAGGAATATGCGGAGGTTTTCAATTAATGGGTAAGAAACTTGTAGATCCGTATGGCTTAGAAGCTGAAAATATAACGGAATACCCTGGATTAAATATAT
This genomic window contains:
- the cobS gene encoding adenosylcobinamide-GDP ribazoletransferase; this translates as MKAFKGILAQLSFFTIIPSIKSDLETIARYSFLSPIFIGLITGIIDFASYLLLWNIIGILSKVLLFVIVEVVRGFNHLDGLLDISDALMVKGNMEKRIKAMKDVEVGSGGIGASLVYFSIMLVALLNLQYPSLYSFLVLISSEIACRSLGLLILSTLKPMENSYLGKIFNSYLSNKYALLLIQAIPFLLIIPLVLYIILYLIFYYIGKTSFHGSSGDLTGFVITLSFPLFLLANEKFCYLSSLLHYFGI
- a CDS encoding cobyric acid synthase, translated to MAVIISSPMSDSGKSFFVSTLSNILRGIPFKAQNMSLNSFPSDEGGEIAFIQAFQAIGSGLSPKSFMNPVLLKPSGKSVEVIVFGNSLGNFSPGEYYSIIKKLWSKIKNIITDNMIIEAAGGLGEPNFLNRDISGFLIMKELKIPTILILDIDRGGAFASAFGIYKMFPTSVRGLLKGFIINKFRGEEKYLEKAIAWLENKTKMKYLGYVPYLEENPIMPEDSMNIKDIGDGEKKVSIIAYPYMSNFNEFYALYKSNSNVKFVYKPSQLKNSDLVILPGTKNTYKSILWLKERNFIDEIRKYPILGICGGFQLMGKKLVDPYGLEAENITEYPGLNIFDIKTIFDKNKVVSLSEGKGDVRIEGYEIRRGKIHYENERPLFYITKRNKVSVEIPDGAKKDDKMGLSLHGSLFSSFSRELEDYGIKIFSGSMKEEIENMVQKNVKIIKENIDVDRIDDIYNSKM